The following coding sequences lie in one Hippopotamus amphibius kiboko isolate mHipAmp2 chromosome 17, mHipAmp2.hap2, whole genome shotgun sequence genomic window:
- the RFNG gene encoding beta-1,3-N-acetylglucosaminyltransferase radical fringe produces MSRARGALCRACLALAAALAALLLLPLPLPRAPEPAPTPGPGLRAPPARPATASRLRPDDVFIAVKTTRKNHGPRLGLLLRTWISQARRQTFIFTDGDDPELQLQGGSHVVNTNCSAMHTRQALCCKMSVEYDKFIESGRKWFCHVDDDNYVNPRGLLQLLAAFSPSRDIYLGRPSLDHPIEAAERVQGGGTVTTVKFWFATGGAGFCLSRGLALKMSPWASLGSFMSTAERVRLPDDCTVGYIVEGLLGARLLHSSLFHSHLENLQRLPPDTLLQQVTLSYGGPENPHNVVNVAGGFSLQQDPTRFKSVHCLLYPDTDWCPVQEQDDLAPR; encoded by the exons ATGAGCCGCGCGCGGGGGGCGCTGTGCCGGGCTTGCCTCGCCCTGGCTGCGGCCCTGGccgcgctgctgctgctgccgctgcctCTCCCCCGCGCGCCCGAGCCggccccgacccccggccccggCCTGCGCGCgccccctgcccgccccgccACCGCCTCCCGCCTGCGGCCCGACGACGTCTTCATCGCGGTCAAGACCACCCGGAAGAACCATGGGCCGCGCCTGGGGCTGCTGTTACGCACCTGGATCTCCCAGGCCCGACGACAG ACATTCATCTTTACGGACGGGGACGACCCTGAGCTACAGCTTCAAGGAG GCAGCCACGTCGTCAACACCAACTGCTCGGCCATGCACACCcgccaggctctgtgctgcaAGATGTCAGTGGAATACGACAAGTTCATCGAGTCCGGACGCAA GTGGTTCTGCCACGTGGACGATGACAACTACGTGAACCCCAGAGGCCTGCTCCAGCTGCTGGCCGCCTTCTCGCCCAGCCGGGACATCTACCTGGGCCGGCCCAGCCTAGACCACCCCATCGAGGCTGCCGAGAGGGTCCAGGGAGGTGGAACC GTGACCACAGTCAAGTTCTGGTTTGCTACCGGCGGGGCCGGGTTCTGCCTGAGTAGAGGCCTTGCCCTCAAGATGAGCCCGTGGGCCAG CCTGGGCAGCTTCATGAGCACAGCTGAGCGGGTGCGGCTGCCGGACGACTGCACAGTGGGCTACATCGTGGAGGGGCTGCTGGGTGCTCGCCTGCTGCACAGCTCGCTGTTCCACTCCCACCTGGAGAACCTACAGAGGCTGCCGCCCGACACCCTGCTCCAGCAG gtCACCCTGAGCTACGGGGGTCCTGAGAACCCACATAACGTGGTGAATGTGGCCGGAGGCTTCAGCCTGCAGCAGGACCCCACACG GTTTAAGTCCGTCCACTGCCTTCTCTACCCGGACACGGACTGGTGTCCTGTGCAGGAGCAGGATGACCTCGCCCCTCGGTGA